A part of Acidobacteriota bacterium genomic DNA contains:
- a CDS encoding ATP-binding cassette domain-containing protein, giving the protein MTAQDKDQPKSRDLSQLRRLMAFVGPYRRYAILGGIGVFMASALGLVFPQVMGSLVGDALTGSGSTADIDRTALFLAFIFLARSLFMALRIFTLASLGEGVVADVRIATYRHLLTMPIRFFDENKTGEITSRLTSDIAVVQGTVSTSLATAAAQVITLIGGVILIFRISVSLAFSVMVFLPVAIVVARAIGVRLKNTSTEFQDSIAEANGAAEEALSAIRVVKWFTDSGQQEGRYNDAVGRSFVLAKTRARLRATMIPFVTFTGFGTLAFVLWRGGRMVLDGALGADQLVTFLFYTLAIAGAIGTFTGLWGQLQEAMGASKRIFELLDNPSESDPTSGTYTPESVEGRVTFTDVQFSYSDRDTGVLEGVTLEASPGEVIALVGPSGSGKSTLVALLPRFYEPQSGSIMIDGVDIATWDLESLRSIMAAVPQETQLFSGSIADNLRVGDPNATDDDLRDACVAAHADEFITSFPDGYDTIIGERGVKLSGGQRQRVAIARALLNDPRILILDEATSSLDSESEAIVQDALDVLMKGRTTFVIAHRLSTIRNADKLVVLNNGRIEQVGTHQELLENGGLYADLHRLQFATQSVEDR; this is encoded by the coding sequence ATGACTGCACAAGACAAGGATCAACCCAAGAGCCGAGACCTCTCACAGCTCCGCCGCCTGATGGCGTTTGTCGGTCCCTACCGCAGATACGCGATTCTCGGTGGCATTGGGGTGTTCATGGCCTCGGCCCTCGGGCTGGTGTTTCCACAGGTCATGGGTTCGCTCGTCGGAGACGCGCTAACCGGCTCGGGTTCGACGGCGGACATTGACAGGACCGCACTATTTCTTGCTTTCATCTTTCTTGCACGATCGCTGTTCATGGCGCTACGGATCTTCACGCTTGCATCCCTCGGTGAGGGTGTTGTCGCCGACGTGCGCATTGCGACGTACCGCCATCTCCTCACCATGCCAATCCGGTTTTTTGACGAAAACAAGACCGGCGAAATTACCTCACGCCTCACTTCGGATATTGCGGTGGTGCAAGGAACAGTTTCGACGTCCCTTGCGACCGCCGCGGCCCAGGTCATCACGCTGATCGGCGGCGTGATTCTCATTTTCAGAATCTCCGTGAGTCTCGCCTTCTCCGTCATGGTGTTCCTCCCTGTCGCGATCGTGGTCGCCCGGGCGATCGGTGTGCGGCTCAAAAACACATCGACGGAGTTTCAGGACAGCATCGCGGAAGCGAACGGCGCTGCTGAGGAAGCCCTTTCGGCTATCCGCGTCGTGAAATGGTTCACCGACAGCGGGCAGCAAGAAGGCCGCTACAACGATGCGGTCGGGAGATCGTTTGTGCTCGCGAAGACCCGTGCTCGGCTGCGGGCAACGATGATCCCATTCGTCACGTTTACCGGCTTCGGCACCCTGGCCTTTGTCTTGTGGCGAGGAGGACGGATGGTGCTCGACGGCGCACTAGGTGCCGACCAGCTCGTCACATTCCTGTTCTACACACTGGCGATTGCAGGCGCCATCGGAACCTTCACCGGGTTGTGGGGACAGCTCCAAGAGGCGATGGGTGCGTCGAAACGCATCTTCGAACTACTTGACAATCCGAGCGAGAGCGACCCCACGAGCGGAACCTACACGCCGGAATCCGTCGAGGGGAGGGTTACGTTCACCGATGTCCAATTCTCCTATTCGGACAGAGACACCGGCGTGCTTGAAGGCGTGACGCTCGAAGCATCCCCAGGCGAAGTCATAGCTCTCGTCGGACCCAGCGGCTCTGGCAAGTCAACACTCGTGGCATTGCTGCCAAGATTCTACGAACCCCAGAGTGGGTCGATCATGATCGACGGAGTCGACATCGCAACGTGGGATCTGGAATCACTCCGGTCGATCATGGCAGCCGTGCCCCAAGAGACACAGCTTTTCTCGGGGTCCATTGCGGACAACCTGCGCGTCGGTGATCCGAACGCGACCGACGACGATCTACGCGACGCCTGCGTAGCGGCCCACGCCGACGAATTCATCACGAGCTTCCCCGACGGATACGACACAATTATCGGCGAACGCGGTGTGAAGTTGTCGGGAGGTCAACGCCAACGCGTAGCCATTGCTCGGGCGCTGCTCAACGACCCGCGCATTCTCATACTCGACGAAGCTACAAGCTCGCTCGACTCTGAGAGCGAAGCCATTGTGCAGGATGCCCTCGACGTATTGATGAAGGGCCGCACGACGTTTGTCATCGCGCATCGGCTGTCAACGATCCGCAACGCAGACAAGTTGGTCGTGCTCAACAACGGTCGGATCGAACAGGTAGGGACACACCAAGAACTCTTAGAAAACGGCGGACTGTACGCGGACCTCCATCGCCTCCAGTTCGCAACACAGTCCGTCGAGGACCGCTGA
- a CDS encoding N-acetylmuramoyl-L-alanine amidase — protein MSSSRRQFLKGLLGGAGAGAVAVLGWTRLFKENDADSSSVAASSSTSLAASASSASSSSSVPADTTPSVAPDDTTSSSSPPTTSVAPTSTTNTTTTPPSTSTSSTGTTTTTSAPTSTTSPPSDSTSQFAAFVTVAGELPVLCKAAWSANPNLGEFTSHTIERFTVHHTAAVLSSASRAPARARQHQKFHLGKGWPDLAYHFLVDSLGNVYEGRPITAVGDTATSYDPTGHFLIAAEGNFDEQGIPVAQLAAMAELLAWAAVTYNVDPSEVRGHKDWASATSCPGSALYPAVSDGTLESMMRANIKRGVKNLRVICTAAADQYVMDLEASA, from the coding sequence ATGAGTTCCTCGCGCCGGCAGTTCCTCAAGGGCCTCCTTGGTGGCGCCGGCGCCGGTGCGGTCGCGGTGTTGGGATGGACCCGACTTTTCAAGGAGAACGATGCCGACTCCTCCTCGGTCGCGGCGAGTTCGTCGACGTCTTTGGCCGCCAGTGCGTCGTCGGCATCCTCTAGTAGTTCCGTGCCCGCCGACACGACGCCGTCGGTAGCACCCGATGACACAACGAGTTCGTCTTCACCGCCAACGACATCTGTCGCGCCTACCTCGACGACCAACACAACAACGACCCCGCCCTCGACATCAACATCGTCGACAGGGACCACCACCACGACCAGTGCTCCGACCTCGACGACTTCGCCGCCGTCGGACTCGACTTCGCAGTTCGCCGCCTTCGTGACTGTTGCGGGGGAGTTGCCGGTGTTGTGCAAAGCTGCATGGAGCGCCAACCCAAATCTCGGCGAATTCACCAGCCACACGATTGAGCGATTCACCGTGCATCACACCGCGGCCGTCCTTTCAAGCGCCTCTCGGGCGCCGGCACGGGCCCGCCAGCACCAGAAGTTTCATCTTGGCAAGGGCTGGCCCGACTTGGCGTACCACTTCCTCGTCGACTCGCTAGGCAACGTATATGAGGGTCGTCCGATTACCGCTGTTGGCGATACCGCAACGAGTTACGACCCCACCGGCCATTTTCTGATCGCTGCTGAGGGGAACTTTGACGAGCAGGGCATCCCGGTTGCGCAACTCGCCGCGATGGCCGAACTGTTGGCGTGGGCCGCGGTCACATACAATGTCGATCCGAGCGAGGTACGCGGCCACAAAGACTGGGCGTCTGCTACCTCGTGCCCCGGTAGTGCGCTATATCCCGCGGTATCCGACGGCACGCTCGAATCGATGATGCGTGCCAACATCAAACGGGGCGTGAAGAACCTTCGTGTGATCTGCACTGCCGCCGCAGACCAGTACGTGATGGACCTTGAAGCCTCTGCCTAG